The following coding sequences are from one Rutidosis leptorrhynchoides isolate AG116_Rl617_1_P2 chromosome 11, CSIRO_AGI_Rlap_v1, whole genome shotgun sequence window:
- the LOC139876388 gene encoding uncharacterized protein, translating to MMASRAILRRRRALTDYINLSGRSVQGLSHGISTMCSDSHDSRSTQNNSLEHLKNTNYDGPTISKPEEFKNLSALGSFRTQNFYTITGHGTLGHVMLPMRFNSVSQSLNFATIATAPKPDLGGDEDDKEKDANKRKEASPEECDQAVEGLTSAKAKVKAKQVNETQKTTNSILKKTWAMLLGIGPALRAVAAMSRKDWAKKLVHWKNEFVDTMKHYWLGIKLLGVDVKISSRLLVKLANGKSLTRRERQQLTRTTADIFRLVPVAVFIIVPFMEFLLPVFLKLFPNMLPSTFQDKMKEQEALKRRLNARIEYAKFLQDTVKEMAKEVQNTRSGEIKKTAEDLDDFLGKVRTGGAVANDEILGFAKLFNDELTLDNISRPRLVSMCKYMGIQPYGTDTYLRYMLRKRLQWIKNDDKMIQAEGGVDALSEDELREDCRERGMLGLRSVEEMRQQLRDWLDLSLNHSVPSSLLILSRAFTVSGKLKPEEVVQAALSSLPDEVVDTVGVTALSSEDSVSERRRKLEFLEMQEELIKEEQEKEEKEQKESKKTIDSNNKDVALEEMINATASEVQEQARARAQDKQEQLCKVSEALAVLASASSVSREREEFLRLVNKEINLYHSMMDKEGTDGEKDTMKAYKAAHEETGNSSTDEHVSDEVSSALINRVDAMLQKLEKEIDDVDAKIGDRWRVLDRDYDGKVTPEEVASAAIYLKDTLGKEGIQELITNLSKDKEGKILVEDIVKLGSRAEDAD from the exons ATGATGGCTTCTAGGGCTATTCTGAGACGAAGGCGGGCCCTTACTGATTACATTAATCTATCTGGTCGTTCGGTTCAAGGACTAAGCCATGGGATCTCAACAATGTGTTCAGACTCACATGATTCAAGATCTACTCAAAATAACAGTTTAGAACACTTAAAGAATACAAATTATGATGGTCCAACAATTTCAAAGCCTGAAGAATTTAAAAACTTATCTGCATTGGGATCGTTTAGGACGCAGAATTTTTACACGATTACAGGACATGGAACATTGGGACATGTAATGTTGCCAATGAGGTTTAATTCAGTATCACAATCTTTAAATTTTGCTACAATTGCTACTGCACCTAAACCAGATTTAGGTGGTGATGAAGACGATAAAGAAAAAGATGCTAATAAGCGAAAAGAAGCTTCTCCAGAAGAATGTGATCAAGctgttgaaggtttgactagtgcAAAGGCTAAAGTCAAAGCCAAACAAGTTAATGAAACTCAGAAGACAACTAATTCTATATTGAAAAAAACTTGGGCTATGTTATTGGGAATTGGTCCAGCTCTTAGAGCTGTTGCTGCTATGAGCAG GAAAGATTGGGCTAAGAAACTAGTTCACTGGAAAAATGAATTTGTCGATACAATGAAACATTACTGGTTGGGTATAAAGCTACTTGGCGTTGATGTAAAGATCAGTTCAAGATTGCTTGTGAAGCTTGCTAATGGGAAGAGTCTTACTAGGAGAGAAAGACAACAGTTGACCCGGACCACTGCCGATATCTTTCGTCTTGTTCCTGTTGCTGTTTTCATTATTGTTCCCTTTATGGAATTTTTGCTGCCCGTGTTCTTAAAACTGTTCCCCAATATGTTACCTTCTACATTTCAGGACAAGATGAAAGAACAG GAAGCACTAAAAAGGAGGCTAAATGCAAGAATAGAATACGCGAAATTTCTTCAAGATACAGTTAAAGAGATGGCGAAAGAGGTCCAAAATACTAGGAGTGGAGAAATCAAGAAAACAGCAGAAGATCTTGATGACTTTTTGGGCAAG GTCAGAACAGGTGGTGCGGTTGCTAATGATGAAATTTTGGGATTTGCAAAGTTGTTCAATGATGAACTTACCCTCGATAATATCAGCAG GCCTCGTTTGGTGAGTATGTGCAAGTATATGGGAATCCAACCTTATGGAACAGACACTTACTTGCGATACATGTTGCGCAAAAGATTACAATG GATAAAGAATGATGATAAGATGATTCAAGCAGAGGGTGGTGTTGATGCTCTTTCTGAAGATGAACTTCGTGAAGATTGTAGAGAGAGAGGCATGCTTGGATTACGCTCGGTGGAGGAAATGCGACAGCAG CTCCGTGATTGGTTGGATTTATCTCTTAATCACTCTGTTCCATCTTCACTCTTGATTCTTTCCAG AGCCTTCACTGTGTCTGGAAAATTGAAACCTGAGGAAGTTGTACAAGCTGCATTGTCTTCATTACCAGATGAAGTTGTGGACACCGTTGGTGTTACCGCCTTGTCTTCTGAGGATTCTGTTTCTGAAAGGAGAAGAAAATTGGAGTTTCTTGAAATGCAGGAAGAACTCATCAAG GAGGAGCAAGAAAAAGAGGAAAAAGAACAAAAAGAGAGTAAGAAAACGATCGATAGCAACAATAAGGATGTGGCATTAGAAGAGATGATTAATGCAACTGCTTCAGAAGTACAAGAACAAGCACGAGCAAGAGCACAAGATAAACAAGAACAACTTTGTAAAGTCAGTGAAGCTTTGGCTGTTTTAGCTTCTGCATCT TCTGTGAGTAGAGAACGTGAAGAGTTTTTGAGGCTCGTCAACAAGGAG ATTAATTTGTATCATAGTATGATGGACAAAGAAGGTACAGATGGTGAAAAAGATACCATGAAGGCATATAAAGCTGCCCATGAGGAAACCGGTAATAGTTCAACTGATGAACATGTATCTGATGAGGTGTCTTCAGCGCTCATAAACAGG GTTGATGCTATGCTGCAAAAACTTGAGAAAGAAATTGATGATGTAGATGCTAAGATTGGTGATCGTTGGCGAGTGCTTGACAG AGATTATGATGGAAAAGTTACGCCTGAGGAAGTTGCATCTGCAGCTATTTACTTAAAAGACACTTTAGGCAAAGAAGGCATTCAAGAACTCATCACCAATCTTTCCAAAGATAAGG AGGGCAAGATACTTGTGGAAGACATAGTGAAATTAGGGAGTCGAGCTGAAGATGCTGATTGA